The following proteins are encoded in a genomic region of Coregonus clupeaformis isolate EN_2021a chromosome 14, ASM2061545v1, whole genome shotgun sequence:
- the LOC123492354 gene encoding E3 SUMO-protein ligase ZBED1-like: protein MVLAARLNEWTRLQCFGHRLHLAIENALKDDRVSRATALCRKLVGHFSHSWKKKAALTEAQRELKLPEHNLITECPTRWGSKEMMIARVLEQAKAISQVLSGDRYARSLIPTWQDIDVLESIHKALHPLLEFTDALSGEEYVSISYLKPVLHLFATSVLAEDAEDTDLTKSIKTKVLAYLNNKYGDPNIQELLDVACFLDPRFKIQYISTDNIPAIKTRLKTEIVDLAQRTYHWEKRSRTETVQMPQSAQSLGEKTKRSLGSFFKTSSASPSLPVNLEDVAEAEINNYLMTPTIDGEDDPLAWWRVHKISYPQLCTMARKYLCVPATSAPSERLF from the exons ATGGTGCTTGCTGCGCGGCTTAATGAATGGACGAGGCTCCAATGTTTTGGCCACAGATTACATCTTGCCATTG AAAATGCACTCAAAGATGACAGAGTGTCAAGGGCAACAGCACTGTGCAGGAAGCTGGTGGGGCACTTTTCCCACAGTTGGAAGAAGAAAGCAGCCCTGACGGAGGCACAGAGAGAGCTCAAACTCCCTGAGCACAACCTCATAACGGAGTGCCCAACAAGATGGGGTTCTAAAGAAATGATGATTGCCAGAGTGCTTGAACAGGCCAAAGCCATTTCTCAGGTATTGTCTGGAGATCGATATGCACGCTCCCTTATCCCAACCTGGCAGGATATTGACGTGTTGGAGTCGATTCACAAGGCACTGCATCCTCTACTGGAGTTTACTGATGCTCTTTCTGGAGAGGAGTATGTAAGCATCTCCTACCTCAAGCCAGTTCTCCACCTTTTTGCCACATCAGTCCTGGCTGAAGATGCTGAGGACACTGACCTGACTAAATCAATAAAAACCAAAGTCCTAGCATACCTCAATAACAAATATGGAGACCCAAACATCCAGGAGCTTTTGGATGTTGCCTGTTTCCTGGACCCTAGGTTCAAAATACAGTACATCAGTACAGACAACATCCCTGCtatcaagactcgtctgaagacaGAGATAGTAGACTTGGCACAACGTACATATCATTGG GAGAAGAGGTCTCGTACTGAAACTGTTCAGATGCCTCAAAGTGCACAGTCCTTGGGGGAAAAGACGAAGAGGTCTCTTGGCAGTTTTTTCAAGACCAGTTCAGCCTCTCCTTCTTTGCCTGTAAATCTTGAAGATGTCGCAGAGGCAGAGATAAACAATTACCTGATGACTCCTACCATTGATGGAGAAGATGATCCATTGGCTTGGTGGAGGGTGCACAAGATCAGCTACCCACAGTTGTGCACCATGGCACGCAAGTATCTTTGTGTACCTGCTACAAGCGCTCCCTCAGAGCGTCTTTTTTAG